The nucleotide window GAGGCGATGACCCACGCCTACGTGCCGTACTCGAAGTTCCCGGTGGGCGCGGCGGCCCTCGTCACCGACGGCCGGGTGATCAGCGGATGCAACGTGGAGAATGCCTCGTACGGCCTCACCCTGTGCGCCGAGTGCGCGCTGGTCTCCGTGCTGCACCTCACCGGCGGCGGCCAGCTCGTCGCGTTCAGCTGCGTCGACGGCAACGGCAACACACTGATGCCGTGCGGCCGCTGCCGCCAGCTGCTCTACGAACACTCGGCACCAGGCATGCTGTTGGAGACCGTCTCCGGCGTGCGCACCATCGACGAGGTCCTGCCGGACGCCTTCGGGCCCCGCCAGCTCGCCGCTTACAGGGAAGACAACTCATGAGCACCACGCCCGCCCGCACCATCGAGGCCTTCGACGCCGTCGACCTCATCCACGCCAAGCGCGATCAGGGCGAGCTCTCGACGCCGCAGATCGACTGGCTGATCGACGCGTACACCCGCGGTTACGTCGGCGACGAGCAGATGGCCGCCATGACCATGGCGATCTTCCTCAACGGCATGTCCCGCCGGGAGATCCGCGACCTCACCATGGCCATGATCAACTCCGGCGAGCGGATGAGCTTCGATCGGCTGGACAAGCCCACCACCGACAAGCACTCCACCGGCGGTGTCGGCGACAAGATCACCCTGCCGCTGATGCCCCTCGTCGCGGTCTTCGGCGCCGCAGTGCCGCAGCTCTCCGGCCGCGGTCTCGGCCACACCGGCGGCACCCTCGACAAGCTCGAGTCCATCCCCGGCTGGCGCGCCAACCTCAGCAACGAGGAGATGTTCGCCCAGCTGCAGGATGTCGGCGGTGTCATCTGCGCCGCCGGCAGCGGCCTGGCCCCGGCCGACGGCAAGCTCTACGCCCTCCGCGACATCACCGGCACTGTCGAGGCGATCCCGCTGATCGCCTCGTCGATCATGTCGAAGAAGATCGCCGAGGGCACCAGCGCGCTCGTGCTCGACGTCAAGTTCGGCTCCGGCGCGTTCCTGAAAGACATCGACCGCTCCCGCGAACTTGCCCGCACCATGGTCGCGCTCGGTGAGGATGCCGGCGTGGCCACCTCCGCACTGCTGACCAACATGAACGTGCCGCTCGGCCTGGCCATCGGCAACGCCAACGAGGTGCGCGAGTCGCTCGAGGTGCTCGCCGGCGGCGGCCCCGCCGACGTGGTGGAGCTCACCGTTGCCCTCGCCCGCGAGATGCTCAGCCTGGCCGGCATTGTCGACGTCGATGTGGAAGAGGCCCTCAAGGACGGCCGCGCGATGGACAAGTGGAACGCGGTCATCCGCGCCCAGGGCGGCGACCCGACCGCGGCGATGCCAGTTGCTCGTGAAACCCACACCGTGCTCGCCGACCGCGACGGCGTGCTCGTGGAGCAGCAGGCGCTGCCGTTCGGCATCGGCGCCTGGCGGCTCGGCGCGGGCCGTGCCCGCAAGCAGGACCCCGTGCAGCACGCCGCCGGCATCGACCTGCACGCCAAGCCCGGCGACACCGTGCGCCGCGGCGAGCCGCTCTTCACGCTCAGCGCCGACGAGCCGGAGCGGTTCAGCCGGGCCCTCGAGGCCGTCGAGGGCGCCTGGCGCATCGGCGATCCCGGCGAGCCCGTCCTCGACGGCGGCCCCCTGATCGCCGAGCGCATCACCCGCTAGCGGCCTCACCCCGCAAGCCGGCCCCGCCGACTTGCCGCAAAAGCCCCCTTCACGCGTGCCGATGGGGGCTTTTGGCGTAAGTGGGCGCATCCGCATCCGCCGACTTGCCGCAAAAGCACCCTTCAACCGCCATGAAGGGGGCTTTTGGCGTAAGTCGATGCACGCGCGACGGCGGTTCGGGTCACTCAGAGCGGCTGTGGGGGCGCCAGCCGCGTGAACGCAGCGCCTGATCGACCCTGGCAATCACGTCGGCATCGGGGGTGTCCTTGAGCACCCTGATCACCCGCCAGTCCTCTGCCATGACCCCGTCGAGCCGATCAACATCTCGGGCGAACTGCGCGTCATCCGTGCGGTGCTGTTCGCCGTCGTATTCCACCAGGGTGCGGTACCGGAGGTAGACCAGATCTCCCCGCACCCGGCGGCGCTGGTAACGCAGCGGGAGGTACACGTTGGTTTCCGGTTCGGGCAGGCCCGCCCGCACCAGCAGCAGCCGCAGCCGGGTTTCCTGGCGCGACTCGACGCGGGGGCGCACCCACTCCAGCGCCTGGCGCAGCCGACGGATGCCGCGCTGGCCGGCCCGCCCGGCCACCACTGCCGCGAGCTCCTCGGCCGTGTACGGCGGATCCAGCACCCCGAGCAGGTGGTCTCCGACCGCAATGAGATCGTCCAGGCCCACGAGGGGTGCCAGTTCGCACCAGGTGGTCATGGGGTTCTGCACGGTGAGCCCGCCGACGATCCATACCTCCGGGCGGCTGATCACGGTGTGCCCGGCTATCCCTGCGCCCTGCGGTGCTCGTTCGGGCACGACTGCGCTCACATGCAGTCGGAGGTCGCGGGTGGCGTAGCGCGGCAGAGGCATCCCGAGCAGCTGCGCCGCGGTGACGTGACTGAAATAGTGCCCAGCCGGCATCACCGCCGCGTACGCCCTGGCCCGGTCGGACACCTCGTGCGGCGTGCCGGCAGCGACCCTGACGCCGTGGAACGGTGCGTCGAGGTCGTTCGCGGACAGGCGCTTGGGTGTGACGCCGGCCAGGCGGGCCTGGGCGACGGTGAACCCGTCGGGTGGAAGGCTGCGGGGGAGCTCCGTTCGCTTATGCATCCGCCCAAACTGTCACCTCTGCGCGCTGCACGTCGGAGTTATCCACCGCTGCCGCCCACACGACTTGCCGCAAAATGCCCTCTGGGCGGCGCTCAAGGGGGCTTTTGCCCGAAGTCGACGACGGGCCTGACGCCGACTTCGGGCAAAGTTGCCCTTCAGCGGCGCTGATGGGGTGTTTTGCCCGAAGTCGGGGCGGGCGCGGATGCGGCAGCATCGGGATACGCGCAGCGCAGGGGCGATAGATTGGAGGAGTGAATACGAGCACTGAGGAATACCTGATGCCCGGCAGCGGCGTCAGCATCAACGTCCTGCCCAAGGTCTCCCTGCACGACCACCTCGACGGCGGCCTCCGGCCGGCCACGATCATCGAGCTGGCCGAGTCGATCGGGCTGGACCTGCCCGCGTCGACCGAGTCCGACCTGGCCGACTGGTTCGTCGGGCAGGCAGCATCCGGTTCCCTCGTGGACTACCTCAAGACCTTCGACATCACGGTCGCCGTGATGCAGACCCACGACGCCCTCGCGCGCGTGGCCCGTGAGTTCGTCGAGGACCTCGCCCTCGACGGCGTCATCTACGGTGAAGTCCGCTGGGCGCCCGAACAGCACCTCGCCGGCGGCCTCAGCCTCGACCAGGCCGTCGACGCCGTGCAGGAAGGCATCGAGGCCGGCATAGACCGCGTCGCGCAGGCCGGCCTGACGATCAAGATCGGCCAGCTGATCACGGCGATGCGGCACGCCGACCGCAGCCTCGAAGTCGCCGAACTCGCCGTGCGGCACCGTGACCTCGGCGTGGTCGGCTTCGACATCGCCGGTGCGGAGGAGGGCTTCCCCGCCGGGAACCACACGGCCGCCTTCGACTACCTGGCGGAGAACCTCTTCCCGGTCACCGTGCACGCCGGCGAGGCCGACGGGCCCGACAGCATCCGTGGCGCCCTGTTCGCCGGCCGGGCCCTGCGCCTGGGCCACGGGGTGCGCCTCGCCGAAGACATCGAAATCGGCCGCGAAGACCAGGACAACACCTACGTCACCCTCGGCCCGCTCGCCCAGTGGGTGCGTGACCGCGAGATCCCCCTCGAACTGAGCCCGTCGTCGAACCTGCAGACCGGCGCCATCGCCGCGTGGGGCGACGACATCCTCGACCACCCGTTTGACCTGCTCTACCAGCTCGGCTTCCGCGTCACCGTCAACACCGACAACAGGCTCATGAGCGGCACCACCCTCAGCCGTGA belongs to Cryobacterium sp. SO2 and includes:
- a CDS encoding thymidine phosphorylase, translated to MSTTPARTIEAFDAVDLIHAKRDQGELSTPQIDWLIDAYTRGYVGDEQMAAMTMAIFLNGMSRREIRDLTMAMINSGERMSFDRLDKPTTDKHSTGGVGDKITLPLMPLVAVFGAAVPQLSGRGLGHTGGTLDKLESIPGWRANLSNEEMFAQLQDVGGVICAAGSGLAPADGKLYALRDITGTVEAIPLIASSIMSKKIAEGTSALVLDVKFGSGAFLKDIDRSRELARTMVALGEDAGVATSALLTNMNVPLGLAIGNANEVRESLEVLAGGGPADVVELTVALAREMLSLAGIVDVDVEEALKDGRAMDKWNAVIRAQGGDPTAAMPVARETHTVLADRDGVLVEQQALPFGIGAWRLGAGRARKQDPVQHAAGIDLHAKPGDTVRRGEPLFTLSADEPERFSRALEAVEGAWRIGDPGEPVLDGGPLIAERITR
- a CDS encoding cytidine deaminase, with the protein product MTADLSPTSGDIDWGVLRAAAAEAMTHAYVPYSKFPVGAAALVTDGRVISGCNVENASYGLTLCAECALVSVLHLTGGGQLVAFSCVDGNGNTLMPCGRCRQLLYEHSAPGMLLETVSGVRTIDEVLPDAFGPRQLAAYREDNS
- a CDS encoding adenosine deaminase, whose product is MPGSGVSINVLPKVSLHDHLDGGLRPATIIELAESIGLDLPASTESDLADWFVGQAASGSLVDYLKTFDITVAVMQTHDALARVAREFVEDLALDGVIYGEVRWAPEQHLAGGLSLDQAVDAVQEGIEAGIDRVAQAGLTIKIGQLITAMRHADRSLEVAELAVRHRDLGVVGFDIAGAEEGFPAGNHTAAFDYLAENLFPVTVHAGEADGPDSIRGALFAGRALRLGHGVRLAEDIEIGREDQDNTYVTLGPLAQWVRDREIPLELSPSSNLQTGAIAAWGDDILDHPFDLLYQLGFRVTVNTDNRLMSGTTLSRELALLTDAFGYDLDDLEALQLNAASSAFLPLEEREELADAIVAGFADA